The Holophagales bacterium genome has a segment encoding these proteins:
- a CDS encoding tryptophan 7-halogenase, translating into MKRAEFDMLLLEHARESGVRVSEGTRVEEVLFDGERATGVRVKASGGEEARAVTARAVVDATGRDALMSRRLGGRQKDPALDRSAAFAHFSGFQRVDGPAGGDIVVVTTPDGWWWLIPFSDGTVSVGVVMPSSRFAKRTGTVEELFDGRIAATPEVRQLLEGNRRIGEVRAIPDYPTGHPGPRETASASSATRPASSTRSSRAASSSRCPQGRWPRRRSAGRLAPRPGRREGFPRNGEALQPGDRPLQPLRPRFLRAACPRDVLHGVAGAPDHWRRHDRPRRRGVSPEPEVAGRRSSLPPRLASHLAEAARHGSRRLSGRPASSSENGGDGARRRPGLRSRWEGSPTSRGLSVSRRHAGRIRRTRQEVHMSSPASRTLVVLLAAAISGLAAFAPPLAAEEPKKADALPTPAPAPAGSGAAALEKLKALAGDWVEVEPKMGPAGSVVESYRVTGAGSAVVSTLGPGTPHEMVSVYHRDGNDLVMTHYCAAQNQPRLRTKSVTGNVIAMEFDGGTNVDPAKDVHIHAVKIELLGPDEMRESWFGWKGGKPEEASLVFHLKRKKG; encoded by the coding sequence GTGAAGCGGGCGGAGTTCGACATGCTGCTCCTCGAGCACGCCCGCGAGTCGGGCGTGCGGGTGAGCGAGGGGACGCGCGTGGAGGAGGTCCTCTTCGACGGCGAGCGCGCGACGGGTGTGCGGGTGAAAGCGTCCGGCGGGGAAGAGGCGCGGGCGGTGACGGCGAGAGCGGTCGTCGACGCGACCGGGCGGGACGCCCTGATGTCGCGGCGGCTGGGCGGGCGTCAGAAGGACCCGGCGCTCGACCGGTCGGCGGCGTTCGCCCACTTCTCCGGCTTCCAGAGGGTGGACGGGCCGGCCGGCGGCGACATCGTCGTCGTGACGACCCCCGACGGCTGGTGGTGGCTCATTCCGTTCTCGGACGGCACCGTCTCGGTCGGCGTCGTCATGCCCTCGTCCCGTTTCGCGAAGCGGACGGGAACGGTCGAAGAGCTCTTCGATGGCCGAATCGCCGCGACGCCCGAGGTCCGGCAGCTCCTCGAAGGGAACCGCCGGATCGGAGAGGTCCGCGCGATTCCCGACTACCCTACCGGACACCCCGGACCTCGGGAGACGGCTTCTGCCTCGTCGGCGACGCGGCCTGCTTCCTCGACCCGGTCTTCTCGAGCGGCGTCCTCCTCGCGATGTCCTCAGGGGAGATGGCCGCGGAGGCGATCGGCCGGGCGCCTCGCGCCGCGGCCGGGTCGACGCGAGGGATTTCCGAGGAATGGAGAGGCGTTACAGCCGGGCGATCGCCCGCTTCAGCCGCTTCGTCCACGGTTTCTACGAGCCGCATGTCCTCGAGACGTTCTACACGGAGTCGCCGGTGCCCCTGATCACTGGCGCCGTCACGACCGTCCTCGCCGGCGCGGTGTTTCGCCCGAGCCTGAAGTCGCGGGCCGGCGCAGCAGCCTTCCACCTCGCCTCGCTTCTCATCTGGCTGAAGCAGCGCGCCACGGGAGCCGGCGCTTGAGCGGGCGACCGGCCTCCTCGAGCGAGAACGGCGGTGACGGTGCGCGCCGACGCCCGGGACTGCGCTCGCGGTGGGAAGGGTCGCCGACGTCGCGCGGCCTTTCCGTTTCTCGGCGCCATGCGGGTAGGATTCGCCGCACCCGACAGGAGGTCCACATGAGCTCGCCTGCATCCCGCACACTGGTCGTCCTTCTCGCCGCCGCCATCAGCGGCCTCGCCGCCTTCGCGCCGCCCCTCGCTGCCGAGGAGCCGAAGAAGGCCGACGCGCTCCCGACCCCCGCGCCCGCCCCGGCCGGCTCCGGCGCCGCCGCCCTCGAGAAGCTGAAGGCCCTCGCGGGCGACTGGGTCGAGGTGGAGCCGAAGATGGGGCCGGCAGGGAGCGTCGTCGAGAGCTACCGGGTGACCGGCGCCGGGTCGGCCGTCGTCTCGACGCTCGGCCCCGGCACGCCGCACGAGATGGTCTCCGTCTACCACAGGGACGGGAACGACCTCGTGATGACGCACTACTGCGCGGCGCAGAACCAGCCGCGCCTGAGGACGAAGAGCGTGACGGGGAACGTCATCGCGATGGAGTTCGACGGCGGCACGAACGTCGACCCCGCGAAGGACGTCCACATCCACGCCGTGAAGATCGAGCTCCTCGGCCCGGACGAGATGCGCGAGAGCTGGTTCGGCTGGAAGGGCGGCAAGCCGGAGGAGGCGTCGCTGGTCTTCCACCTGAAGCGGAAAAAGGGCTGA